The region TGTGTGGTCTAAATAGTTTCAGGAATTTTCTATAAAAGGAGTGTCCAGCATGCTTTGCTAGGCATTAACTGACTAAAGGAGTTTCTCAGCTTACACAAGTCTACAACCACCAAACCTACTGTGAACTATTAGTTCTAGGGAAATGtacatatcaaatattgaaagactagATAGAGTGGGGATGGAAAAtatatttcctacagtggaggagtctaggaccagaggacacagcctcagaatagaaggatgcccctttaaaacagagatgagatgaaatttctttagccagaatttctggtgaatctggaattcattgccacagacggctgtggaagtgagatcattgggtatttttaaagtggaggttgataggttcttgatttgtaagtgtgtcaaaagttatgggatgaaggcaggtaaatggatttgagggggaaaataaaccagtcatgattgaatggtgaaggagaattaGACAGGCCATATGGCATAAATCTGCTTCTATAACTTATGGTCTATGTTGTATTCACAGGCTATTTTCTGTCATCTGATATCAAGAAAACCAAAATTTCGAACAATTTTATTTTTTGTGTATTTAAATCATTTGGACTTTCAGCTTTAGAATCAGTAAATGATAGGAGTTAAAATAGTTAGTGAATAAGCCTGGGAATATGCTGCCGAATCAGTGCCAGACAGATTACTGAACCCATTCATTTGAAAGGGTGGAACAGCCGGGAAGGGCATGAAATCATTTCCATTTTTAGAATTGCTTGAGtttgttttaatatttttaattgttTAAGGTGTCTTAACCAAGTTAgtgttttaaatattttaattgttTCTGTCCCtaaaatggaatgagctgctgattTTTAATTGAGCAGTCTAAAAGGTGCTAGTGATTTATTGCAATGTTGTTTTACCTTTCTGTTGCTTGCATTTATTCAGACAAATCGAGTTCTCTCTTTTGCACACATTTTAGATCGGCAAGAGTACAATGAGAGACCTGCCAGCTACGTGTCGGTCTCACGTCAAGGTGCAACATTTgtttgaagatgctggaaacaagCGAAGCAATGCAGCTCTGCACCACTCTGAGTCCCGTACTTGTCGACCAGTGCTACCATCCCTTAAAGATAAGTGCCTGGATAGTTCAGCCATGTCGAAATCTGATGCCGTTTTGCTAAAGTCAAAAATTGCTATGTCACCAACACAAGCCATGAAACTGCACATGCATAAGCTGACTTCCTTTGAGCATCAAGAAATTTTCAACTATCCTGAGATTTACTTTATGGGGTTAAATGCAAAAAAACGGCAAGGTGTCATAGGTGGTTCAAACAACTGTGGCTATGATGATGATCATGCAGCTTACATCCTTCTGCCTCATGACCATATAGCATATCGATATGAAATACTTAAAGTGATTGGCAAGGGAAGCTTTGGGCAGGTGGCAAAAGTATACGACCATAAAACACGGCAGCACCTCGCTTTGAAGGTAGTCCGAAATGAGAAGCGGTTCCATAGGCAAGCGACAGAGGAGATCCGAATCTTAGAGCACTTGAGAAAGCAAGACAAGAACTTGCAGATGAACATTATCCATATGTTGGAGAATTTCACCTTCCGCAACCACACCTGCATGACCTTTGAACTGCTAAGCATGAACTTGTACGAGCTGATTAAGCGAAACAAGTTTCAGGGATTCAGTCTTCAGTTGGTACGAAAGTTTGCCCATTCCATCCTCCAGTGCCTGGAAGCCTTGCACAGGAATCGGATCATTCATTGTGATTTGAAGCCAGAGAACATTTTACTAAAACAAGCAGGCCGTAGTGGCATCAAAGTGATTGATTTTGGGTCCAGCTGCTATGAGCACCAGCGTGTCTTCACATATATCCAGTCACGGTTTTATAGAGCTCCTGAGGTCATCCTGGGCACACGTTATGGGATGCCCATTGACATGTGGAGTTTTGGTTGCATCCTTGCTGAACTACTGACTGGGTACCCTCTCTTTCCAGGAGAAGATGAAGGCGATCAGTTGGCTTGTATCATAGAACTACTGGGGCTACCACCCCAGAGAATGTTGGATCAATGCAAGCGAGCCAAGAACTTCTTCAACTCCAAGAATCAACCTCGCTATTGCACTACCACCACACTTCCAGATAACACAGTGGTTCTGAATGGTGGTCGTTCTAGAAGAGGTAAGGTGCGAGGTCCACCGGGTAGCAAGTCCTGGGTGGTCGCCTTGAAGGGGTGTGAGGATGCCCAGTTCATCAGCTTCCTAAAGAAATGCTTGG is a window of Mobula birostris isolate sMobBir1 chromosome 14, sMobBir1.hap1, whole genome shotgun sequence DNA encoding:
- the LOC140210113 gene encoding LOW QUALITY PROTEIN: dual specificity tyrosine-phosphorylation-regulated kinase 2-like (The sequence of the model RefSeq protein was modified relative to this genomic sequence to represent the inferred CDS: inserted 1 base in 1 codon), producing MGVDGGCRAGDGRRXERSPATMLSRKAAGPAQFGDDLYGSSLHVDQTEIQTSSTEKESPVGLPSLSSLTIGKSTMRDLPATCRSHVKVQHLFEDAGNKRSNAALHHSESRTCRPVLPSLKDKCLDSSAMSKSDAVLLKSKIAMSPTQAMKLHMHKLTSFEHQEIFNYPEIYFMGLNAKKRQGVIGGSNNCGYDDDHAAYILLPHDHIAYRYEILKVIGKGSFGQVAKVYDHKTRQHLALKVVRNEKRFHRQATEEIRILEHLRKQDKNLQMNIIHMLENFTFRNHTCMTFELLSMNLYELIKRNKFQGFSLQLVRKFAHSILQCLEALHRNRIIHCDLKPENILLKQAGRSGIKVIDFGSSCYEHQRVFTYIQSRFYRAPEVILGTRYGMPIDMWSFGCILAELLTGYPLFPGEDEGDQLACIIELLGLPPQRMLDQCKRAKNFFNSKNQPRYCTTTTLPDNTVVLNGGRSRRGKVRGPPGSKSWVVALKGCEDAQFISFLKKCLEWEPTCRLTPSQALRLPWLTRRLPKASTTEKPTPVKCTPDSSLPGIISKLPSTIGHSGKLRTNLVQVADSNGNSIPLRTVLPKLVS